A genomic region of Streptomyces rimosus contains the following coding sequences:
- a CDS encoding subtilase-type protease inhibitor, whose translation MRYITGGIALGAALALGGLATTAQAEPATPKSLYAPSELVLTVGYGDTAATASIQRAVSLSCSSAGSGSHPMARAACAELRTANGDFNKITKAASDRMCTKEYNPVVVTANGVWQGRRVAYEHTFANPCAMEAGKGVVFEF comes from the coding sequence ATGCGGTACATCACTGGAGGGATCGCGCTCGGCGCGGCGCTCGCACTCGGCGGTCTGGCCACCACGGCCCAGGCCGAGCCCGCGACGCCGAAGAGCCTGTACGCACCCTCCGAGTTGGTGCTCACCGTCGGGTACGGGGACACCGCCGCGACGGCCTCCATCCAGCGTGCGGTGTCGCTGAGCTGTAGCTCGGCCGGGAGCGGCTCGCACCCCATGGCGCGCGCCGCCTGCGCCGAACTCCGGACCGCGAACGGCGACTTCAACAAGATCACCAAGGCCGCCTCGGACCGTATGTGCACCAAGGAGTACAACCCCGTCGTGGTGACGGCGAACGGCGTCTGGCAGGGCCGCCGCGTCGCGTACGAGCACACCTTCGCCAACCCCTGCGCGATGGAGGCCGGCAAGGGCGTGGTCTTCGAGTTCTGA
- a CDS encoding DUF2254 family protein, with product MGGWRWYRTRRRLRTHRVWKLPVVLLLVGLFLSWLLPAADREFTHLQRDVGEQFFPHLDSGSMSTLLGAVAGGMITLTGLVFTALTLAMQFGAAQLSVRVVPILQQEPVMRWAMGTFMATFVYTLMVSVRLAVREEDYRPVLSMLFAIGLSVVCAVLFFALVARVSGVLNSGVLLRTLAAEGRRAVFRTHPSGRPATGGPLPEDGAQADGEPEVVRLGTPPRSGQVLLAFDARRLERLARRWGARVELVPVVGDFVALEAPLFAVYGPGGRTRRRALLRCLLFGETQSVSGDPAGALRALVDIALKALSPAVNDPGRAVQVLDHIEDLLVLLAPRTAPEPAAGTAAFTHRTRSWADYVCIGTDEIRHFGAASVQVQRRLRALYATVVPLCGPERAGPVDARLATMDAEALRQWPQELDRHLAGRPDPQGLGTESGSEPLAP from the coding sequence ATGGGCGGATGGCGCTGGTACCGCACGCGCCGCAGACTGCGCACCCACCGGGTGTGGAAGCTGCCGGTCGTCCTGCTGCTCGTCGGCCTCTTCCTGTCCTGGCTGCTGCCGGCGGCCGACCGCGAGTTCACCCACCTCCAGCGGGACGTGGGCGAGCAGTTCTTCCCGCACCTGGACTCCGGGTCGATGTCCACCCTGCTCGGCGCCGTCGCGGGCGGCATGATCACCCTGACCGGCCTGGTCTTCACCGCGCTCACGCTCGCCATGCAGTTCGGCGCGGCCCAGCTGTCCGTCCGCGTGGTGCCGATCCTCCAGCAGGAACCCGTCATGCGCTGGGCCATGGGCACCTTCATGGCGACCTTCGTCTACACCCTGATGGTGTCGGTGCGGCTGGCGGTCCGTGAGGAGGACTACCGGCCCGTCCTGTCGATGCTGTTCGCCATCGGGCTCTCGGTCGTCTGCGCGGTGCTGTTCTTCGCGCTGGTGGCGCGGGTGAGCGGCGTACTGAACTCCGGTGTACTGCTGCGCACGCTGGCCGCCGAGGGGCGGCGGGCGGTGTTCCGTACCCACCCGTCCGGCCGGCCCGCGACCGGCGGCCCTCTCCCGGAGGACGGCGCGCAAGCGGACGGCGAACCCGAGGTGGTACGGCTGGGCACACCGCCGCGGAGCGGTCAGGTGCTGCTGGCCTTCGACGCGCGGCGGCTGGAGCGGCTGGCCCGGAGATGGGGCGCGCGCGTCGAACTCGTACCCGTGGTGGGGGACTTCGTGGCACTGGAGGCGCCGCTGTTCGCCGTGTACGGACCCGGCGGCCGGACCCGCCGCCGGGCACTGCTGCGCTGCCTGCTGTTCGGCGAGACGCAGAGCGTTTCCGGCGACCCGGCCGGAGCGTTGCGCGCCCTGGTGGACATCGCCCTCAAGGCGCTGTCTCCGGCCGTCAACGACCCCGGCCGGGCCGTACAGGTGCTGGACCACATCGAAGACCTGCTGGTACTGCTCGCCCCGCGAACGGCACCCGAGCCCGCCGCCGGCACGGCGGCCTTCACCCACCGCACCCGCTCCTGGGCCGACTACGTGTGCATCGGCACGGACGAGATCCGCCACTTCGGCGCCGCCTCGGTGCAGGTCCAGCGGCGACTGCGCGCCCTGTACGCCACGGTGGTGCCGCTCTGCGGGCCGGAGCGGGCCGGGCCGGTCGACGCGCGACTGGCGACGATGGACGCGGAAGCCCTCCGCCAGTGGCCCCAGGAACTGGACCGCCACCTCGCCGGCCGCCCGGACCCGCAGGGCCTGGGGACGGAGAGCGGCAGCGAACCGCTCGCGCCCTGA
- the htpG gene encoding molecular chaperone HtpG: protein MPTETFEFQVEARQLLQMMIHSIYSNKDVFLRELISNASDALDKLRLEALRDDTLDVDVSDLHIDIETDAEARTLTVRDNGIGMSHDEVVQLIGTIANSGTAKFLQELKQAKDEATAEGLIGQFGVGFYAAFMVADKVTLVTRRAGQSEGTRWSSTGEGTYTVEPVEDAPQGTAVTLHLKPVDQEDQLFDYTSRWKIREIVKRYSDFITWPVRMAAEAPAEQKEKEEGDGEEAKAAPEPETLNSMKALWARSRDEVSDEEYHELYKHISHDWTDPLETLRMQAEGTFEYQALLFLPSRAPQDLFARDHKRGVQLYVKRVFIMDHCEALLPEYLRFVKGVVDAQDLSLNVSREILQQDRQIQLMHRRLVKKVLSTVKEMMTQRPENYATFWREFGRVVKEGLLSDHENRDAILRIASFATTHDQEKPTTLQQYVERMKEGQEHIYFMTGESRTAIENSPHMEAFRDKGYEVLLLTDPVDEVWVETVPEFEGKELRSIAKGEADLDEEETEEAKAEREKRQEDFAGLLSWMTERLGEQVKEVRLSSRLTVSPACIVSDTDDVTPALRNMYRAMGQELPEAKRILELNPGHPLVEGLRKAQAERPDDADLAGTAELLHGMALLAEGGELSDPARFTKLMAERLERAL from the coding sequence ATGCCGACCGAGACGTTCGAGTTCCAGGTAGAAGCACGTCAGCTCCTGCAGATGATGATCCACTCGATCTACTCGAACAAGGACGTGTTCCTGCGCGAGCTGATCTCCAACGCCTCCGACGCGCTGGACAAACTGCGGCTAGAAGCGCTGCGCGACGACACCCTCGACGTCGACGTGTCCGACCTGCACATCGACATCGAGACCGATGCCGAGGCGCGTACCCTCACCGTCCGCGACAACGGCATCGGCATGTCGCACGACGAGGTGGTCCAGCTCATCGGGACCATCGCCAACTCCGGGACCGCCAAGTTCCTCCAGGAGCTGAAGCAGGCCAAGGACGAGGCCACCGCGGAAGGGCTCATCGGGCAGTTCGGCGTCGGCTTCTACGCGGCGTTCATGGTCGCGGACAAGGTCACGCTGGTGACCCGGCGGGCGGGGCAGAGCGAGGGCACGCGCTGGTCGTCGACCGGCGAGGGCACGTACACCGTCGAGCCGGTCGAGGACGCGCCGCAGGGCACGGCCGTCACGCTGCACCTCAAGCCGGTGGACCAGGAGGACCAGCTCTTCGACTACACCTCCCGCTGGAAGATCCGGGAGATCGTCAAGCGGTACTCCGACTTCATCACCTGGCCGGTCCGGATGGCCGCCGAGGCCCCGGCCGAACAGAAGGAGAAGGAGGAGGGGGACGGCGAGGAGGCGAAGGCCGCGCCCGAGCCCGAGACGCTCAACTCGATGAAGGCGCTGTGGGCGCGCTCCCGGGACGAGGTGAGCGACGAGGAGTACCACGAGCTGTACAAGCACATCAGCCACGACTGGACCGACCCGCTCGAAACCCTGCGCATGCAGGCGGAGGGCACGTTCGAGTACCAGGCGCTGCTGTTCCTGCCCTCCCGCGCGCCCCAGGACCTGTTCGCGCGGGACCACAAGCGCGGTGTGCAGCTCTATGTGAAGCGCGTTTTCATCATGGACCACTGTGAAGCGCTGCTGCCCGAGTACCTGCGCTTCGTCAAGGGCGTCGTCGACGCCCAGGACCTGTCGCTGAACGTCTCCCGCGAGATCCTCCAGCAGGACCGGCAGATCCAGCTGATGCACCGCCGGCTGGTGAAGAAGGTGCTGTCCACGGTCAAGGAGATGATGACGCAGCGCCCGGAGAACTACGCCACGTTCTGGCGGGAGTTCGGCCGCGTCGTCAAGGAGGGCCTGCTCAGCGACCACGAGAACCGCGACGCCATCCTGCGGATCGCCTCCTTCGCCACCACCCACGACCAGGAGAAGCCGACCACCCTCCAGCAGTACGTCGAGCGCATGAAGGAGGGCCAGGAGCACATCTACTTCATGACCGGCGAGTCCCGTACCGCCATCGAGAACTCGCCGCACATGGAAGCCTTCCGGGACAAGGGCTACGAGGTGCTGCTGCTGACCGACCCGGTCGACGAGGTGTGGGTCGAGACCGTTCCCGAGTTCGAGGGCAAGGAACTGCGGTCGATCGCCAAGGGCGAGGCCGACCTCGACGAGGAGGAGACCGAGGAGGCCAAGGCCGAGCGGGAGAAGCGGCAGGAGGACTTCGCGGGGCTGCTGTCCTGGATGACGGAGCGGCTCGGCGAGCAGGTCAAGGAGGTACGGCTGTCCTCCCGCCTGACCGTCTCCCCGGCCTGCATCGTCTCGGACACCGACGATGTGACCCCGGCGCTGCGCAACATGTACCGCGCCATGGGCCAGGAACTGCCCGAGGCCAAGCGCATCCTGGAGCTCAACCCCGGCCACCCGCTGGTCGAGGGGCTGCGCAAGGCCCAGGCCGAGCGTCCCGACGACGCGGACCTCGCCGGGACGGCCGAGCTGCTGCACGGCATGGCGCTGCTCGCCGAGGGCGGTGAACTGAGTGACCCGGCCCGCTTCACCAAGCTGATGGCGGAGCGTTTGGAGCGCGCGCTGTAA
- a CDS encoding TetR family transcriptional regulator — MPTAPRPTAPATAPPPSAAPSLTERRKAATELEIARAAAALFAERGSAVTADDIARAAGVALRTFYRYFRTKEDAVAPLLAVGVRQWLAELRRLAGEADGRSVRDVLERAARRALTPSDERAAEALRWTRGLLRVMRDDPALRSVWHRVHHDSEEALIPVLAEVTDGGPLEVRLAAAAANTAMRVAVETWASADDGADARAEDPAELVARGMRALTAGLPGLDRRRA; from the coding sequence ATGCCCACCGCACCGCGCCCCACCGCACCGGCCACCGCGCCCCCGCCGTCCGCCGCCCCCTCCCTGACCGAGCGGCGCAAGGCGGCGACCGAGCTGGAGATCGCGCGCGCCGCCGCGGCGCTGTTCGCCGAGCGCGGCTCCGCCGTCACCGCCGACGACATCGCCCGCGCCGCCGGCGTCGCCCTGCGGACCTTCTACCGCTACTTCCGCACCAAGGAGGACGCGGTCGCGCCGCTGCTCGCCGTCGGGGTACGGCAGTGGCTCGCGGAGCTGCGCCGGCTGGCCGGGGAGGCCGACGGGCGGTCCGTACGGGACGTGCTGGAGCGGGCGGCGCGGCGGGCGCTGACGCCGTCCGACGAGCGGGCGGCCGAGGCGCTGCGCTGGACGCGCGGGCTGCTGCGGGTGATGCGGGACGACCCGGCGCTGCGCTCGGTCTGGCACCGCGTGCACCACGACTCCGAGGAGGCGCTGATCCCCGTCCTCGCCGAGGTGACGGACGGCGGCCCGCTGGAGGTACGGCTCGCCGCGGCGGCCGCCAACACGGCGATGCGGGTCGCGGTGGAGACCTGGGCCTCGGCGGACGACGGGGCGGACGCGCGGGCGGAGGACCCCGCCGAACTGGTGGCGCGCGGGATGCGCGCGCTGACGGCCGGACTGCCGGGGCTGGACCGGCGCCGGGCATGA
- a CDS encoding SDR family NAD(P)-dependent oxidoreductase, producing MERFDGRRVLITGAGSGIGQATVHRVLAEGGRVVAADISEAGLKATAGRAAADGHADRLSTAVLDIADEAAVRAGVAAAVETLGGLDVLVNAAGILRASHTYETTLDAFNRIIAVNLTGTFLMIREALPALLEGRAPVVVNFSSTSAAFAHPYMAAYAASKGGIQSMTHAIASEYAKQGLRAVCVAPGSVRSGMTADPGLPADADMSLFGKLLPAIGEGFAPPETVAGVIAMLASEDGAFITGTEIRIDGGTHM from the coding sequence ATGGAACGCTTCGACGGACGCCGCGTCCTGATCACCGGGGCCGGTTCGGGCATCGGGCAGGCCACCGTGCACCGGGTGCTGGCCGAGGGGGGCCGGGTGGTGGCCGCCGACATCAGCGAGGCGGGGCTGAAGGCGACCGCCGGGCGGGCCGCGGCGGACGGCCACGCCGACCGGCTGAGCACCGCGGTGCTGGACATCGCGGACGAGGCCGCGGTGCGCGCGGGCGTCGCCGCCGCCGTCGAGACGCTGGGCGGGCTGGACGTCCTGGTCAACGCGGCGGGCATCCTGCGCGCCTCGCACACCTACGAGACCACCCTGGACGCCTTCAACCGGATCATCGCGGTCAACCTGACCGGCACCTTCCTGATGATCCGCGAGGCGCTGCCCGCGCTGCTGGAAGGCCGGGCGCCGGTGGTGGTCAACTTCAGCTCGACCTCCGCCGCGTTCGCGCACCCCTACATGGCGGCGTACGCGGCCAGCAAGGGCGGCATCCAGTCCATGACGCACGCCATCGCGAGCGAGTACGCCAAGCAGGGGCTGCGCGCGGTGTGTGTGGCGCCGGGGTCGGTGCGGTCCGGCATGACCGCGGACCCGGGCCTGCCGGCGGACGCCGACATGAGCCTGTTCGGGAAGCTGCTGCCGGCCATCGGCGAGGGCTTCGCGCCCCCGGAGACGGTCGCGGGCGTCATCGCGATGCTCGCCTCCGAGGACGGCGCGTTCATCACCGGTACGGAGATACGGATCGACGGCGGCACCCACATGTGA
- a CDS encoding ABC transporter permease, with protein sequence MATADDGTRGNRDQDTHGGSFLGEVKDAVSARAALLMIGVLALTALFIASYAGAFHSPKPKDVALAVVAPQQMSGQLVERLDKLPGSPLDPRAASSEADATRQIRERDIDGALIVDPRGSTDKLLVASGSGASLSQAVEQVVTQAEKAQKRTVQVRDIAPADKDDTRGLSSFYLVVGWCVGGYLCAAILAISFGARPTNLKRAVIRLAALAVYSVLTGLAGAVVIGPILGALPGSLYGLWGLGALIVFAVGATTFAFQAIAGIIGIGLTILVVVIAGNPSAGGAYPYPLLPDFWRAIGPALPPGAGTWVSRSIAYFHGNAVTGPLLVLSAWAVAGTVLTLAFAALTKGRTMINRSEVRQ encoded by the coding sequence ATGGCCACGGCGGACGACGGCACCCGCGGCAACCGGGACCAGGACACCCACGGCGGCAGCTTCCTCGGGGAGGTGAAGGACGCGGTCTCCGCCCGGGCCGCGCTGCTGATGATCGGCGTACTGGCCCTGACGGCCCTGTTCATCGCGTCGTACGCGGGCGCCTTCCACTCCCCCAAGCCCAAGGACGTGGCGCTCGCGGTCGTCGCCCCCCAGCAGATGAGCGGGCAGCTCGTCGAACGGCTCGACAAGCTGCCGGGCTCCCCCCTCGACCCGCGCGCGGCCTCCTCCGAGGCGGACGCGACGCGGCAGATCAGGGAGCGGGACATCGACGGCGCCCTGATCGTCGATCCGCGCGGCAGCACCGACAAACTCCTGGTGGCCAGCGGCTCCGGGGCCTCGCTCTCGCAAGCCGTCGAGCAGGTGGTCACCCAGGCCGAGAAGGCGCAGAAGCGCACCGTGCAGGTCCGGGACATCGCTCCTGCCGACAAGGACGACACCCGCGGCCTGTCCTCGTTCTACCTGGTGGTCGGCTGGTGCGTGGGCGGCTATCTGTGCGCCGCGATCCTCGCGATCAGCTTCGGCGCCCGCCCCACCAACCTCAAGCGGGCGGTCATCCGGCTGGCCGCGCTCGCCGTCTACTCGGTCCTCACCGGCCTGGCCGGGGCCGTCGTCATCGGCCCCATCCTGGGGGCCCTGCCCGGCAGCCTCTACGGACTGTGGGGCCTGGGCGCCCTGATCGTGTTCGCGGTGGGCGCCACCACCTTCGCCTTCCAGGCCATCGCCGGGATCATCGGCATCGGCCTGACCATCCTCGTGGTGGTGATCGCCGGCAACCCCAGCGCGGGCGGCGCCTACCCGTACCCCCTGCTGCCGGACTTCTGGCGGGCGATCGGCCCCGCGCTGCCGCCGGGCGCGGGCACCTGGGTGTCCCGCTCCATCGCGTACTTCCACGGCAACGCGGTGACCGGCCCGCTGCTGGTGCTGTCCGCCTGGGCCGTCGCGGGCACCGTCCTGACGCTGGCCTTCGCCGCCCTCACCAAGGGCCGGACGATGATCAACCGCAGCGAGGTACGGCAGTGA
- a CDS encoding DNA polymerase III subunit alpha, giving the protein MPRFTHLHTASGFSLRYGAAHPERLVERAAERGMDALALTDRDGLAGAVRFAKAAAAAGVRPLFGTELAVAPPEGGHPAPGAAPGTARRRGPVRGGAFIDESAARAVFLARDGAAGWAMLCRLVTAAHAATLPGDTTRPVLTWAALTEAVRAGAPDAVTVLLGPDSDPGRALAAGRPDRAARLLAPWRELFGDALRLEVVDHGRTGTGPGSLRLAARTLGFAVEHGVRAVLTNAVRYADPGQGPVADVLDSARRLVPVDRHRPEARDSGERWLKDAHTMARTAERVAEAAGLGPGTARRLLEMTEETAARCRVDPEDGLGLGTVHFPEPRLVGAARRTAGRVLRSRCAAGMVLRGYDRRRKYWERMDHELDIIEHHGFASYFLTVAQVVQDTRELGIRVTARGSGAGSLVNHLLGIAHADPVEQHLLMERFLSKRRAVLPDIDIDVESARRLEVYRAIFDRFGTERVATVAMPETYRVRHAVRDVGAALGMDPAEVDRLAKAFPHIRARDARAALAELPELRGVEAERYGPMWDLVEALDALPRGMAMHPCGVLLSDASLLARTPVVPTRSEIPHRDGEGGSPLPMAQFDKDDVEEMGLLKLDVLGVRMQSAMAHATAEIGRATGRTVDLDDPAQVPPGDPATYGLIRSTETLGCFQIESPGQRDLVGRLQPATFHDLVVDISLFRPGPVSADMVRPFIEARHGRRPARYPHPDLEEPLRETYGVVVFHEQVIEILRIMTGCDRGEADEKRRALSKPEIQGQVRAWFTGRAARRGYAPEVVERTWEIVEAFGSYGFCKAHAVAFAVPTYQSAWLKAHHPAAFYAGLLTHDPGMYPKRLLLADARRRGVPVLPLDVNRSAVAHRIELVSGSEGGTAASGAEPGAGAGPAGAGAGPGAGPAVWGLRLALSDVHGMSEAEARRIEEGQPYSSLPDLWRRARPSRPVAERLARVGALDAFGANRRDLLLHLAELHGQQRGVAAGQLPLDAGDGAAGPVEAVEPAGLPDLSDVERLSAELGVLGMDTTRHLMSDHREFLAELGAVAAKRLREVEHGETVLVAGAKAATQTPPIRSGRRVIFTTLDDSTGLVDCAFFDDSHEACAHTVFHSWLLLVRGTVQRRGPRSFSVVGAAAWNLAELAELRREGGLEAVTARLAEGGPAVDPAVLVDGGTADGGAVPRRVHSEPGRAGSAAAEATWAADQVPAATAGAGTGAGPAAGRTIRLETGYELHPWADLRPAGEGSATGRKLWHASPGSAG; this is encoded by the coding sequence ATGCCACGGTTCACGCATCTGCACACCGCCTCGGGCTTCTCCCTGCGGTACGGCGCCGCCCACCCCGAACGCCTCGTCGAGCGCGCCGCCGAACGCGGCATGGACGCCCTCGCGCTGACCGACCGGGACGGCCTCGCCGGAGCCGTCCGCTTCGCCAAGGCGGCGGCCGCGGCCGGCGTCCGCCCGCTGTTCGGCACCGAACTGGCGGTGGCCCCGCCCGAGGGCGGCCACCCGGCGCCGGGCGCCGCCCCGGGGACGGCCCGGCGGCGCGGTCCGGTGCGCGGCGGCGCGTTCATCGACGAGTCCGCGGCCCGTGCCGTCTTCCTCGCCCGGGACGGCGCGGCCGGCTGGGCCATGCTCTGCCGCCTGGTCACGGCCGCCCACGCCGCCACCCTGCCGGGGGACACCACCCGGCCCGTACTGACCTGGGCCGCCCTCACCGAAGCGGTGCGCGCCGGGGCGCCGGACGCGGTGACCGTCCTGCTCGGCCCGGACTCCGACCCCGGCCGCGCGCTGGCCGCCGGGCGTCCCGACCGCGCCGCCCGGCTCCTCGCCCCCTGGCGCGAACTGTTCGGCGACGCGCTGCGCCTGGAGGTCGTCGACCACGGCCGTACCGGCACCGGCCCCGGCTCGCTGCGCCTCGCCGCCCGTACCCTCGGCTTCGCCGTCGAACACGGCGTCCGGGCCGTGCTGACCAATGCCGTCCGCTACGCCGACCCCGGCCAGGGCCCCGTCGCCGACGTCCTGGACTCCGCCCGCCGCCTGGTCCCGGTGGACCGGCACCGCCCGGAGGCCCGGGACAGCGGCGAGCGGTGGCTCAAGGACGCGCACACGATGGCCCGTACGGCCGAGCGGGTCGCCGAGGCGGCCGGTCTCGGGCCCGGCACCGCTCGGCGGCTGCTGGAGATGACCGAGGAGACGGCCGCCCGCTGCCGGGTGGACCCGGAGGACGGCCTCGGGCTGGGCACCGTCCACTTCCCCGAACCGCGCCTGGTCGGCGCCGCGCGCCGCACCGCCGGACGGGTGCTGCGCTCGCGCTGCGCCGCCGGGATGGTGCTGCGCGGCTACGACCGGCGCCGTAAGTACTGGGAGCGGATGGACCACGAACTGGACATCATCGAGCACCACGGCTTCGCCTCGTACTTCCTGACCGTCGCCCAGGTCGTCCAGGACACCCGGGAGCTGGGCATCCGGGTCACCGCGCGCGGCTCGGGCGCGGGCTCGCTGGTCAACCACCTGCTGGGCATCGCGCACGCCGACCCGGTCGAACAGCACCTGCTGATGGAGCGCTTCCTGTCCAAGCGCCGCGCGGTGCTGCCCGACATCGACATCGACGTGGAGTCCGCACGCCGTCTGGAGGTCTACCGCGCGATCTTCGACCGGTTCGGCACCGAGCGGGTCGCCACCGTCGCCATGCCCGAGACCTACCGGGTGCGGCACGCCGTACGGGACGTGGGCGCCGCCCTGGGCATGGACCCGGCCGAGGTGGACCGGCTGGCCAAGGCGTTCCCGCACATCCGCGCCCGCGACGCCCGCGCGGCGCTCGCCGAACTGCCCGAGCTGCGCGGTGTGGAAGCGGAGCGGTACGGACCGATGTGGGACCTGGTCGAGGCGCTGGACGCGCTGCCGCGCGGCATGGCCATGCACCCGTGCGGGGTGCTGCTCTCGGACGCCTCGCTGCTGGCCCGTACGCCCGTCGTGCCGACCCGCAGCGAGATCCCGCACCGCGACGGCGAGGGCGGCTCCCCGCTGCCGATGGCGCAGTTCGACAAGGACGACGTGGAGGAGATGGGACTGCTCAAGCTGGACGTGCTGGGCGTACGGATGCAGTCCGCGATGGCGCACGCGACCGCCGAGATCGGGCGGGCCACCGGCCGCACCGTCGATCTCGACGACCCGGCGCAGGTGCCGCCCGGCGACCCCGCCACGTACGGCCTGATCCGCTCCACCGAGACGCTCGGCTGCTTCCAGATCGAGTCGCCGGGACAGCGCGATCTGGTCGGGCGGCTCCAGCCCGCCACCTTCCACGACCTGGTGGTCGACATCTCGCTGTTCCGCCCGGGACCGGTCTCGGCCGACATGGTGCGGCCCTTCATCGAGGCCCGGCACGGCCGCCGGCCCGCCCGCTACCCGCACCCGGACCTGGAGGAACCGCTGCGCGAGACCTATGGCGTGGTCGTCTTCCACGAGCAGGTCATCGAGATCCTGCGGATCATGACCGGCTGCGACCGGGGCGAGGCGGACGAGAAGCGGCGCGCGCTGTCCAAGCCGGAGATCCAGGGGCAGGTGCGGGCCTGGTTCACCGGGCGGGCCGCCCGCCGGGGGTACGCGCCCGAGGTGGTCGAGCGCACCTGGGAGATCGTCGAGGCGTTCGGCTCGTACGGCTTCTGCAAGGCGCATGCGGTCGCCTTCGCGGTGCCGACGTACCAGTCCGCCTGGCTCAAGGCGCACCACCCGGCGGCCTTCTACGCCGGGCTCCTCACCCACGACCCGGGGATGTATCCGAAGCGGCTGCTGCTGGCGGACGCGCGGCGGCGGGGGGTGCCGGTGCTGCCGCTGGATGTGAACCGGTCGGCGGTCGCTCATCGAATCGAACTGGTGTCTGGTTCGGAGGGTGGGACTGCGGCTTCCGGGGCGGAGCCGGGGGCCGGTGCCGGGCCGGCCGGTGCCGGTGCGGGCCCCGGGGCCGGTCCGGCCGTCTGGGGTCTGCGGCTCGCTCTGTCCGACGTGCACGGCATGAGCGAGGCCGAGGCGCGCCGCATCGAGGAGGGGCAGCCCTACTCCTCGCTTCCCGACCTGTGGCGGCGGGCCCGCCCCAGCCGCCCGGTGGCCGAGCGCCTCGCCCGCGTCGGCGCGCTGGACGCCTTCGGCGCCAACCGCCGGGACCTGCTGCTGCACCTGGCCGAACTGCACGGTCAGCAGCGGGGCGTGGCCGCGGGGCAGCTTCCCCTGGACGCGGGGGACGGCGCCGCCGGGCCCGTCGAGGCGGTCGAGCCGGCCGGGCTGCCCGACCTGAGCGACGTCGAACGGCTCAGCGCCGAGCTGGGCGTCCTCGGCATGGACACCACCCGGCACCTGATGAGCGACCACCGGGAGTTCCTCGCGGAGCTGGGGGCGGTTGCGGCCAAGCGGTTGCGCGAGGTGGAGCACGGGGAGACGGTGCTGGTCGCCGGGGCCAAGGCGGCCACCCAGACCCCGCCGATCCGCTCCGGCCGCCGGGTCATCTTCACCACCCTCGACGACAGCACGGGCCTGGTCGACTGCGCCTTCTTCGATGACAGCCACGAGGCGTGCGCGCACACGGTCTTCCACTCCTGGCTGCTGCTCGTACGCGGCACGGTCCAGCGGCGCGGGCCGCGCAGCTTCAGCGTGGTCGGCGCCGCCGCCTGGAACCTGGCCGAGCTGGCCGAACTGCGGCGCGAAGGCGGCCTGGAGGCGGTCACCGCGCGCCTCGCGGAAGGGGGACCGGCGGTGGACCCGGCCGTGCTGGTGGACGGTGGCACGGCGGACGGCGGCGCGGTGCCGCGCCGGGTGCACAGCGAGCCGGGCCGCGCGGGCTCGGCCGCGGCCGAGGCGACCTGGGCGGCGGACCAGGTCCCGGCGGCCACTGCCGGGGCCGGAACCGGAGCCGGCCCGGCCGCCGGCCGCACCATCCGGCTGGAGACCGGCTATGAGCTGCACCCCTGGGCCGACCTCCGCCCGGCGGGTGAAGGCTCCGCCACCGGACGGAAGTTGTGGCACGCCAGCCCGGGGAGTGCGGGATGA